CTTTGACACTTGCCAGAACTGATATGTTTGGATACTCTGAAAGTCTGAAACCTAACTAATAAGtaactacatttttttttgatatcagGAGATTGGGAGTAGAATCCATAATCCTTCCGAACCAACAACACattatgtaatattagttttgtttaaGTGGTCACTCGAAACGTCTGACACAATAGCCCGTGGATAATGAATGATTATCCTATTTAGTTCTTTCCACCACAATCAAGATCTAGAAAATGAAGAACCATTAAAGCATTTCTCATAGTGAAACAACTGGAGGATGTTTGTATTATTATAATGATTTCAAACAAAGCtggaacaaaacaaaaactgaaaagaaaagaaaaagacagaACATAAATGATATTATAATCGATCTACTCGATacccatttttttctttagctCAGGAACGAGCTCAGTGACCTTCTCTGAATCAGGAAGAGACTTAGCCACACTGTCTCTCTTCATACACCTTTTAGCCCAAGCAATAATTTTAGGACACTCTGCTTCGATGCTAAAATTCCCATACTTCTCAAAAGCGTCGAACCAGCAGTAGTATCCAATCAGAGCTATGTCCACATAACCGAATGCTTCGCCTCCGAAGTAAGTCTTGTCTCCAAGCTCCGACTCTACGGTCTTGAGCATCTCTACGAACTCCTTCTTCCCCGCCTCTTGCTCCTCCCCTTTCGCTCCCCACATCAACCTCACTACCCCGGGCACCTAACCACATCTCGTTAACCAAATGaaaccaaatatttataattttgataaaaatatttatgatgttTTTCCTTATACCATTTTGTCAATGAAGTCTCCCCAAAACTTAGCCTGAGCTCTTTGGTAAGGATCAGAAGGAAGGAGTGGGTTTTTACCTGCCCAAGTCTCGTCGATGTACTCGACCTGGATAAAAGATTCACATACTGGTTTGCCATTGTGGATGAGAACCGGTATTTTCTTATGAACCGGGTTCATCTCGAGGAGCAAGGCGCTTTTATTAAACAGATCTTGTTCTCTGTAGCCAAATTTAATGTCTTTCTCTTCAAGAGCAATCCTCGTCCTCACTCCGAACGTACTCCGCCAATAACCCAGAAGAATCACCTCGTCCGCCATTATTGTTGCTATTTGGTTAAGCTAGCTTACTGAGAAGCAAGTTATCGTAATTTATAGAGGATGTGCGGCATGTGCCCAACAAAATGAGAATGAATCCACAATCTTTGTTAAAAAGTTATATTGTTTGTATTGAAAACTTTTAAATAATACTAGTACGTAACTGGGCTTTTTCTTTTGCAGCTTTGCTTAAAGCTTATATAAAGTGTGATCGTTATACAATGGTTTGGTATTAGATTATAGCGTGGCATTAATAATCTGCGTCTTTTCTTTATGCTACTACAGCTGCATGGGTGGCTTGTTTAGCCATGCATACTTGATAATAATTATCACTCCGTTGAACTCAAAAAAGAGTAAGATAAATTTTGGAggagtttatttttttgtcgacaaatatctaaatattgggggtttaaagttttgtttttgtctaAGAACATGCAAGCTTATAGTACAAAATTTAACGGGATAATAGTATAGGCTGTATAACAttaagttgcaaaaaaaaactaataaactagtgtgtacatatatatttcatagctaatatttttttgacacagctaaagaattttttaaaatttatttaatctaGTGTATTAATTCTCAATATGCTATTATTTAACTCAAAAGTGTATTTAaaattctcttcttttttttaacatacGGTCCAATATGTACACACTAGTACTACTAAGCAGTTTGTTTAtctgttcttaaaaaaattaatagctGGGAACAAATGTGAAAGAATATCTAATATAGTTATAGTATCCAAACTAACATCCCTTTCAGttaattttcagaaaaaaaacatCTCTTCTCAGGCTCTTATAAATACTTCTATGTTTTGTAGACGCTTTTTCCTTGTGAAATGAAAACGTAAAACAGCAACCCATGTAATAATCTGAATCAGTTTCACGTGGCTGAACGTCACCTAAcacttatttttgtttgttaccATTCTCACCTACTTTCTGGAACCACGTTTAAAAGGTGTGGTATGTTGCGCGGCATGTGTTAAATATAAGGGGCAGACCGAGAACATTATTTAGTATGGGGCACAACCGCACAAGGtttaatttgtatataaattaaaaaattataaataaatttcgaTTAATTactaaagaattaaaaaaaaaaaacagtgtggGGCCTGTGCCACACCTACTTCTTAACTTGGACCCCCCCTGCTGCACTTCAGTTTCGGTTCAAACTTGTTTAATTATCTTACAAAAATCAACAAGAGAAAAGCTAACAAGACTTGCACATAACTCTAAACAGGAAGAAAAACTGAGTAGAACATGAACAGAGACCAAAAGGTCCAAAACTGATTTGATTTAAGGGCCAGTTTGAATAGCCCGTTTTATATTGGACCTAAAGTATCCGAATCGTTGTCAGGACTGCTATGGTTTTGCTTTTATTTGAAACAAACATGTTTAGATACCCTAAAACGACTCAAGAGTCTTCTTCAGATTTTTTCCATCACGATCGAGATCTAGAAGATTAAAAACCATTGAAGCATTTGTTTAGTGAAACTATTAGAGGATGTTTGTATTATTATGAGAACTTCAAATTTCAAACAGAGCAGAAACAAAACATCAACTGAAAAGGTACGAAAAAAGACAGAACATAGATTAAGTTATAACAGAACTACTCGAtgccaatttttttctttagctCAGGAACGAACTTAGTGATCTTGTCTGAATCAGGAAGAGACTTAGCCACACTCTCTCTCTTCATACACCTTTTAGCCCAAGCAATCAGCTTTGGACACTCTGCTTCGATGCTAAAATTGCCACACTTCTCCAAAACGTCGAACCAGCAGTAGAATCCAATCATAGCTATATCCACATAACCGAATGTTTCGCCTCCAAAGTAAGTCTTGTCTCCAAGCTCAGACTCTAGCATCTTGAGCATCTCAATGAACTCCTTCGTCCCCGCCTCTTGCTCCTCTCCTTTCGCTCCCCAGATCAACCTCGTTGGACCATACACCTAAAAACCACAATTGTTAATCACATTAAACCAAACTCTAATAAAAGcttaaatatttagaaaaagtTTTTTTAGTTACCTTTTTGTCGATGAAATCTCCCCAAAACTTGGCCTGAGCTCTTTGGTAAGGATCAGAAGGAAGGAATGGGTTGCCCCCTGGCCAAGTCTCGTCGATGTACTCGACCTGGATGAGAGATTCACAAACCGGTTTACCATTGTGGATGAGAACCGGGATTTTCTTATGAACCGGGTTCATCTCGAGGAGAATCGGGCTCTTATTGAATAGGTCTTGTTCTCTGTAGTCGAACTTGATGTTCTTCTCCTCTAGAGCAACCCTCGTCCTCATTCCGAACATACTCGGCCAGTAATCCAGCAGAATCACCTCGTCCGCCATTGTTGCTCTTCCAATTAACCTCACTGAGATATACTAATGTGTTTGTTTTGGTGTCTTTAAGTGTATTATGGATAAAAGAAGCAAGGTTCGGTCATTTATATAAAGGACATAGTCAACAAAAAGAAATTGAATTGATTTTTGCTTCCTGATTAATACTGAAATGCATTAACTTTCGCATTAAAATTTTTTCCAAActagtactccctccgttttttaatataagtcgttttacagctatatacgtagattaagaaaaccattaatttcttatattttttagacaaaaatatcattaattatttacctaaccacaattcaaccaatagaaaaatagaagatatattaccattggtcatacaacattaattattaataaattttacataaaataccgaaaacgacatataatttgaaacaaaaaagtttctctaaaatgacttatattaaaaaacggagggagtaataaataaaatttgtacttagcattttaatattatgaagttGACTTGAGTGAACATATCCTTTTCATTAGCTTTAAGTCTTTAACATTAAAGTCAGAGATTGAGAAACATTAATGTTTGAATCTTTGACTTCTGACGTTAAAGTTAGTGAAAACGTAATCTATTCAAAAGTTTATTCCCTTCTTGCATGCTAATGAAAATATTGactaattaattttctttggtcaAAAATTGATGAAATTAATGCAATATCTGACTTTATTGTGTGTTCTGAATATGAGTGTAGTAATCGGCTTTGTACTTGTGTTTTCTTCGACTATTGTAAGGTCACTGCATGCGTCATCGTTCTTATGATGGTGGGAAAATTCAAAATCCGGTTTATGCTTGGTACGGTTTAAGTATCGGTTAACATTAAGAGCATAACTTCACATAACAGCGACGCGCGTCTAAGATAAAGAGTTGATCACTTGTAACTTGTCTGCGTGCGTTGACTCAGGTTAAAAAGCGTACGGCGAgtaagaagatgatgaaaggGATATCATTTTCTAGTTTCCAAACAAACATTGAATTCAATAGAGTGATGCCTCCGATCACCATTGTGAATCCAACCCCATCTCGATTTTACCGCCCTGCTCCGAGATGATTTATCCGTGTTCTCTCACTCTCCGTCGACTCATCAGCAAACCGGAATGCTAAATCTCCATTTGACTCCCACGCGCCGCCGCTGGTGGTTGTGGGATCAGCGAACGCCGACATCTACGTGGAGATCGATAGATTACCGAAAGAAGGCGAAACGATATCAGCCAAGACAGGGCAAGCGCTCGCCGGCGGAAAAAGGCGCGAATCAAGCCGCCTGTGGAGCGAAGCTTCTTTATCCGACTTAAgtcctgttcgtttggttgccgcaggtttcggcgtcagcggcagcgtcaatgagaacagttgttgttcgttttgcagACGCTGCCGCATACTATATCGCGACCGCAGGTTTTATCGGCGTCAGCCGCAGGGCAGGACGCGGCGTCAGACGCAGCTTCCTGCATCAACGAAACGAACAAGAGTTGACGCAGAATGTTGACGTTGCCGTTGCCGCTGCCGCCggtacctgcggcaaccaaacgaacagccctTTAGTGGGTCGTCTGGGGGACGACGCGCACGGAAAGCTTATCGCGTCTGCGTTGGGAGATGCGTGTGGAGTACACTTGGATTACGTGAGATCGGTGACGGACGAGTCGACGGGGCACGCGGTTGTGATGCTGCAATCGGACGGTGAGAACTCGATTATTATCGTAGGTGGTACTAACTTGAGAGGCTGGCCTGAGAAGATGAGCGACGATGAACTTGAGATCGTAAGGAATGCTGGTGTTGTGTTGTTGCAAAGAGAGATTCTGGATTTCATCAATATTCAAGTTGCTAAGGTAATGTGTGTCTTGTCTTAAAACACACAGTTTTGTCTAGTCTTGAAACATAGTTTGGGACTTTGGAATATGATTTAAATAGATTGATCAATATGCTTGAgatattttttgataatttttttaaaattccctTTTTTTAACATCATCATGTTGAGATTACTAATGCAAATggtttatcttatatttagtttatagtTTTAACGACCAATATTATATTcaatttctctgatttttattagaaatactaatccaaatacatattattataaatttatatataagtatattaacatattttaattaatcggTTTCTGTAGTTTATTCGGTTAGATCAATTAATATACTGAACCATATCCATATATTGgggttttcaaaataatattcattCAGTTTATTTGATACTACCAAATCCAaactatttattctattttggttcggttttaaatgGTTTGGTTTTACCGGATTGACCACTCTTAAGCTATTGTTATTTTGTTGACTTTTTATCGGTTGTAACTAATTATAGTCCTTTCAGTCCAAATACAAtaagtatttaattttaagttcaAGTTACCTAATCTGATTATTACATAGAAAAAAATGATCTAAAATCTACAtctcataaataaaaatataaaataaaataacttaatttaaCACATTGATtactaatataaatattgaagttttataattataatattaatctaaatttgtatctaatttaataatttttattaaaaacaaactttaGAATTAAAAGTTGTTAggtgtatatatattagtcagcACAAGAAGCAGAACATCAACTagttgataattatacaatataaGACCCAGGTCTTCGGTtagaaaagaaatattaaaaaaaaagattacgtGTGGGTTGTTTCcataatatgtaagaaagtGGTTTACACTAAAGAAGGAGTAGGTTTGATTGTCTATGATGGCAAAAACTAGCACCTTTGGACTTTTGCAATAATGCTCTTTACTTTTCCGTAGGCAGCATTATTCAACAAccttattataattgtttagcttctctctctctctctctctctctctctgaagcAATGGGAGGCTGTTTCTCTGTCTCAGTGTCATGTGATAACGTGGTAAATCAAGTCTGCCAATATCTATGCCTCAAAGGAAGTTATATCCACAACCTCTCCCAGAATCTAGCGACTCTCCAGAAAGCCATGGGATTGCTCAAGGCGAAGAGAGATGATGTTCAAGGGAGGGTAGGCAGAGAAGAGTTTACTGCGCATCGTCGAAGACTTGCTCAAGTCCAGGTATGGCTTAACAGTATCCTCACAATGGAAAACCAATATAATGAGCTTCTTAATACTAGTGACGTTGAGCTTCAAAGGTTGTGTCTTTGCCGATTATGCTCTAAAAGTATGAAACTTAGCTGTCGTTATGGGAAAAAGGTTATCCTGATGTTGAGGGAGGTAGAGAGTCTTATCTCTCAAGGAGAATTCGATGTAGTGACAGATGCAGCTCCTATAGCTGAGGGTGAAGAGTTGCCTGTCCAGTCGACGGTAGTTGGTCAGGAAACAATGCTGGAAATGGTATGGAACCGTCTGATGGAAGATGAAGTTGGGGTTGTGGGTCTGTATGGTATGGGTGGAGTTGGCAAAACCACCCTTCTCACGCAGATCAACAATAGGCTTTCTAATAAAACTGGTGGGTTTGATGTTGTGATATGGGTTGTTGTGTCTCAAAATGCAACAGCCCATAAGATTCAGGGGAGCATCGGTGAAAAGCTAGGCGTTGGGGGGAAAGAGTGGGACGAGAAAAGCGACGTGGAGAGATCCCATGACATCCACAAGGTTCTTCAGAGGAAGAAGTTTGTGTTGTTTCTGGATGATATATGGGAGAAAGTGAATTTAAGTACGATTGGAGTCCCCTATCCAAGCAGAGAAACGGGAAGCAAAGTAGCATTTACCACCCGTTCTCAAGACGTGTGTGGACGCATGGAGGTTGATGACCCGATTGAAGTCTGTTGTCTGGACACGGACAAAGCCTGGGATTTGTTCAAAAAGAAAGTCGGGGAAAACACGTTGGGAAGCCACCCAGACATTCCCGAGCTCGCAAGGAAAGTCGCAGGGAAATGTCGTGGCCTACCATTGGCCCTTAATGTCATCGGTGAAACAATGGCGAGAAAAAGATCAGTACAAGAGTGGCGTCGAGCAGTTGATGTGTTGACTTCATCCGCCACAGAGTTTTCAGGCGTGGAAGATGAGATTCTTCCGGTATTGAAGTATAGCTACGATAATTTGGATGGTGAGATGACCAAGTCATGTTTTCTATATTGCTCTCTGTATCCTGAAGATGGTCTTATTGATAAAGAAGAATCGATAGAGTACTGGATAGGAGAGGGGTTCATTGATGAGAAGGGAGGTAGAGAGAGGGCAATGAACCAAGGTTATGAGATACTCGGGACCCTCGTCCGTGCATGTTTGTTGTTGCAAGATGACAAGAAGGAATCAAAAGTAAAAATGCATGATGTGGTGCGGGAGATGGCCATGTGGATAGCCTCAGATCTAGGAAAGCATAAAGAAAGATGTATTGTACAAGCTGATACCGGGATACGTGAAATACCCGAAGTGAAGAATTGGAAAGATGTGAGAAGAATTTCGTTGATGAAAAATGATATTGAAACAATATCTGGGAGCCTTGAGTGTCCTGAACTTACAACCCTCTTCCTTCGAAAAAACGAACTCGTGGAGATCTCAGATGGATTCTTTCAGTCTATGCCAAAACTACTTGTTTTGGATTTATCAGGGAATAATCTCAGTGGATTTCGAATGGATATGTGCAGTTTGGTTTCCTTGAAATATCTTAACTTGTCATGGACAAAGATATCAGAAGTACCTTTTGGTTGAAAATGCTAACACATCTGAATTTGGAGTGGACGAGGAGCCTTGAGCGTTTAGATGGGATATCAGAATTGTCAAGCTTGAGGACACTGAAACTACTACATTCCAAAGTGCGGCTAGATATAAGCCTCATGAAGGAGCTTCATCTCTTACAACATATAGAGTATATAAGCCTAAGTATCTCGCCAAGAACATTGGTAGGGGAGAAATTGTTCTATGACCCCAGAATTGGAAGATGCATCCAACAACTTTCTATCGAGGACCCTGGGCAAGAGTCAGTAAAAGTAATAGTTTTGCCAGCTTTGGAAGGTCTCTGTGAGAAGATACTATGGAACAAAAGCCTGACAAGTCCATGCTTCTCAAACCTCACTAATGTGAGGATAAGTAACTGTGATGGTTTAAAGGATTTGACGTGGCTGTTGTTCGCTCCGAACCTTGTGGCTGACTCAGTGCAACTAGAGGATATAATAAGCAAAGAGAAAGCTGCGAGTGTTTTAGAGAATAATATTGTTCCTTTCCGGAAACTAGAAGTCCTTCATTTTGTCAAATTGCCTGAGCTTAAGAGCATATACTGGAATTCTCTGCCTTTTCAACGTCTGAGACGTCTCCGCCTAAGCAATGGCTGTAGGAAGCTGAGAAAGCTTCCTCTGAATTCTAAAAGCGTGGTTGACGTTGAAAAATTTGTCATAAAGTACGATGATGAAGAGTGGTTAGAAAGAGTTGAATGGGAGGACGAAGCCACAAAACTCCGTTTCTTACCTTTATGTACGACCCGATCGATGATCTTCTAAACTGTTTTtctgtttctctcttttttttcttctgaaattGTATTTTGCCTACCTCTGTTTCTTCTGTTTTCTACGTTTCATGGTGTCTTCTCGTTTGTCCTAAAAATAAATCATCATTTATTGTCATATTATATGTCCCAAAAACATATTATTGTCCCAAGCAATAATACTATCAATGATCGTGATGGTGTTTATGTCTCTGTTTCTATGGTTTCTGGATTCGTGTTTGGTTTGTCAGTCTAGggtttataaattatgtatGATAGAGATACACTTCCATTATGTTGCTTGCAAAGTCAGTCTAATGACAACTCGTGTAACAACTTTAGGAGTAGGACCGTCTTTCAATTTTCTTGTAGGAAAGTCTAAATGTTTCTTCTCAGGTTCGTGCTCTTAAGCCAATCATTATGGCTTGCAAAGGCTAGTGTATCCGAGCTTCTTTGCCTGTTGGAAGAATCAATCCTTAAAACGAAATAATCAGAGATTTGTTGTTGGCTAGTCTCAAGGGAAACATATGGTTTATCTTCTTTAGTCCAGAAAAATAACGCAAGGGAAGTTTCTCCTTCTGCTCTGATGTTGACCATATATGTTGTGAATTGTGATGGTGTCCGTAACTATTGTTCTAATCTCATAAAGTTGTCGGGTACGGTTGGGTAAAACGAAACAACAAACAGGTATACATATATGTTAGCACATCTAGGATATAACGTATTAAAGAGAACCCAGGTTCTGATCAAGATATTTAAGCAAAGAGACTTCTCATTTCTCTCTGATGCTGACTAAATTAAGACAACATTATTTTGATTGACTGAAAACTGAACTCAAGTCTTCTCGATTAAGTGGTTTAGACTCTGTCGCAGAGCTTCTTTGTCAACACTCGCATGGTTTATAATTATTCTACGTGCACTTGTCTTTGATTTGTTAGCCTCTCCACCAATAAACGTTAGTGGTCACTCTTACGGCTTTAGTCGTTGATTCCTGCTCTTCCTTGTAACTTCTTAATCTGTGTGGTTTATGCAAATCTTCGAAGTGAATAATATTGTTACTGGGTTAATAATCTGTGTAATATTTTAGGTAGACCTAAGAGACTTGGTTTGTTTTAGGTCTCAGCTTGAATATCAGTAACCGGATCGCTACGacttatttataactatacATTACACGGAACTGTGGGCCATGCTAAGTGAAACATTTTGTACAGACCCcaaatcttttgaaaaaaatgacaTACAAATAGATTTCTAAAAAACAGTTTTAGACCCCcaaatttgtaataaaaaaaaaattcacataaaCACAGTCGAGGCCACCCAAAATACAAGACCTCAGTTTTCGGAGGCAGCATTATTCGACAACCTTATTCGATTATTCccctctctctctgtctcaaTGTCATGTGATCAATGTTGGGATTGTGAAATcccgtgtccaactctatattatccgattagtacgatattgtccactttgggcctaattggcaagcccgcatggatttacttttggtttccatcccaaaaggcctcgtactattagagttggacatctatttatatattacactccttgtctaattctccaatgtgggacttagtttgttatatcacattctccccttcaaactaaggatcacattcatcTCGTGTCCCACAACTGACTTCCAGAATCTTCTGACTTGATTTCTGCCACACACCTCTCATTCATAACTCATAGGATACCCATTCATCACTCATTCATCACTCAAAGGGTATTTCGGTCTTTCTTGCAGATTTCTcgtcaacctggctctgataccaattgttgggattgtgaaatcccgtgtccaactctatattatccgattagtacgatattgtccactttgggcctaattggcaagcccgcatggatttacttttggtttccatcccaaaaggcctcgtactattagagttggacatctatttatatattagacactccttgtctaattctccaatgtgggacttagtttgttatatcaCAATCAAGTGGTGAATCAAATCTCCCAATGTCTATGCCTCAATGGAACTTATATCTACAACCTCCCCGAGAGAATCTAGCAAGATTCACACGAGATAGTTAGGTTCAGAAATTCTAGCAAGATTGGGATTTAGTGAGACACGAGACAGTCTGGTTCCAAAACTATGAGTGTTCAGTTGTTCCCTTATCAGAATTTGCATTGGTGTGTTCCTTTTGTTCACGTTTCCTGAATTATTAGTTTGATGTccaaatatttgtaaaataatcTACAAGATGTGAACTCTGCTGTCCACATTCTCTAACGTTTTCTTGTACTATGGTACGCAAAGTGGCATGAACCTCCTACAATGACTCTGTTTTCTTGCGCAACAAGAAAGATAATGCATATGGAAACGGAAACAGAGGCTCTGTTTTCATTAACGTCGTGTTAAACAATGTCAGCTAATTTTATTACAAGATTAACACTGAGGAAAGTTATTTAGGCCCTAATAAAGGAAAGTTATTTGGGCCCTATTAGATAGCGGGCTCTGTATCTTCTACGTAAGTCGTGACCCAAACGGATCTACCGAGTGACAGTCATCGGTGCTGGCCTGGAGTCACTCGGTGGGAGGAATCTGAATCTACAACACCTATCTCGATGGATGGTTAACGCTTGAGATCGAGAATAAAACCTCGCTTCGCAGGTACTGCCATTGTTTCAAACATTTGGGTATTCAATTAGCTTAGgcttcactccagctcagttcACATTATTTTGCATCGaatgtgttttgttttggaaCTTCAGAGGATCTAGTGAAGAAAAAGACTGACACTTTGATAACAATCAGTTTGTTTTGCCTGAGAAAGAATGATTTCAAACTCAAATCTCGCTCTCCGTCTTAAATTTTCATTCCACCGCTAATTATTGTTACttatcctctgttttttttttgtacagtGATGGGAGGTTGATTCTTCTCATCAAAGATAGATTAGAGATTACGTGTCTGTATGTATGGGTGAAGTAGGCAAAAAGTTCACTCCTTTCACGCTAATAGATGCTAAGTCTTACTTGAAAGTCCATAAATCTGTAAGACTGAAGTTAAGATATTTGCCTACTTCTTCCATACCATACATACTTACACTTAATCCTGAATCCATCTCTCACGAGTAAACTACTCGAGTCTAAACCCTGAGAAAGCCTCTGCACTTTGTTTGTCAGTGTCACTTATACATGAAACCCTGAATTCGTATGTTTCTCTTCCTTTTACCATTACTTCCTCTTTAAGTTTAGGTCATTGCTGAACTGGGCGATTTCCGCTGATTTCTGGTTTAGAAAATATCGGCGTAAAGAAACCACCGGAAAGCAGCGGAAATGGCATGGAGATATCACCGGAAATCGCCCATTAGGCCATTagtgagagagatagagagacaaCGGCACCTAGGGTTTCTGTCTTTTTTACCAAATAAAACTGTATTTATATGTTGGACATATTTACCGGTTTggttaaaacattttaaatttaatttgggttaaaatctagttagGCTAAATTGCTTCGGTTATGTAGACTTCTAGATAAGTctacaacaatatatttttttttgttatttttatctatactattatttgagaactgattttgctgatttgtcatGCTCTACGTAATTTTAGGTTTAAtcatattatatgcttaattattaatcttaataaataattttaaaaataatttagtaatttagataataatttatcattatcttaagattaattaaaatattctaacgataatatcaaaattaaatttatattatatttactttagtaATTTGTCATGTTTCACATAATTTTAGGATAgtcatattttatgtttaattattaattttaataaataatttagtaattctaacgataatatcataattaaatttatattttattttctttagtaatattaaaatatgatatatatgctTATACTATATTtggtttagtaatattaaaccaactttattttaatatatatatatatatgtataccaCATAAGATAGAGCTTTAAAGTCCTTATTACccttaataaataattagattagatttgataatataaaattatccataaattaaaataaatttcattaatttgatAATCAGAGCATTAACTAAAAAGATTCTATATTatgttattcaaaaatattttacattataatattttataaataaatataaatctatgtatatagttttatgtatatatgaatattttcaaatttattttacatagtaaaagatattttattaaaatatttttaccatatataaaaaattaatgtttaattaattattaaatatttcaaaagcataaaataattattctaatagtttttgaattgataatatatctatttcttattttttttctaaaatatcaaaacatctaGTTttttactccctccgttttttattataagtcgttttagagaaacttttttgttccaaattatatgtcgttttcggttttctatgtaaaatttattaataattaatgttgtatgaccaatagtaatatattttctatttttctattggttgaattgtggttaggtaaataattaatgatgtttttgtttagaaaatataagaaattaatggttttcttaatctacgtgcataactgtaaaacgacttatattaaaaaacggagggagtattgttttataatt
The nucleotide sequence above comes from Brassica napus cultivar Da-Ae chromosome A9, Da-Ae, whole genome shotgun sequence. Encoded proteins:
- the LOC106434898 gene encoding glutathione S-transferase U25; the protein is MADEVILLGYWRSTFGVRTRIALEEKDIKFGYREQDLFNKSALLLEMNPVHKKIPVLIHNGKPVCESFIQVEYIDETWAGKNPLLPSDPYQRAQAKFWGDFIDKMVPGVVRLMWGAKGEEQEAGKKEFVEMLKTVESELGDKTYFGGEAFGYVDIALIGYYCWFDAFEKYGNFSIEAECPKIIAWAKRCMKRDSVAKSLPDSEKVTELVPELKKKMGIE
- the LOC125578567 gene encoding glutathione S-transferase U25, translating into MADEVILLDYWPSMFGMRTRVALEEKNIKFDYREQDLFNKSPILLEMNPVHKKIPVLIHNGKPVCESLIQVEYIDETWPGGNPFLPSDPYQRAQAKFWGDFIDKKVYGPTRLIWGAKGEEQEAGTKEFIEMLKMLESELGDKTYFGGETFGYVDIAMIGFYCWFDVLEKCGNFSIEAECPKLIAWAKRCMKRESVAKSLPDSDKITKFVPELKKKIGIE
- the LOC125578568 gene encoding LOW QUALITY PROTEIN: disease resistance protein RFL1-like (The sequence of the model RefSeq protein was modified relative to this genomic sequence to represent the inferred CDS: inserted 1 base in 1 codon), producing MGGCFSVSVSCDNVVNQVCQYLCLKGSYIHNLSQNLATLQKAMGLLKAKRDDVQGRVGREEFTAHRRRLAQVQVWLNSILTMENQYNELLNTSDVELQRLCLCRLCSKSMKLSCRYGKKVILMLREVESLISQGEFDVVTDAAPIAEGEELPVQSTVVGQETMLEMVWNRLMEDEVGVVGLYGMGGVGKTTLLTQINNRLSNKTGGFDVVIWVVVSQNATAHKIQGSIGEKLGVGGKEWDEKSDVERSHDIHKVLQRKKFVLFLDDIWEKVNLSTIGVPYPSRETGSKVAFTTRSQDVCGRMEVDDPIEVCCLDTDKAWDLFKKKVGENTLGSHPDIPELARKVAGKCRGLPLALNVIGETMARKRSVQEWRRAVDVLTSSATEFSGVEDEILPVLKYSYDNLDGEMTKSCFLYCSLYPEDGLIDKEESIEYWIGEGFIDEKGGRERAMNQGYEILGTLVRACLLLQDDKKESKVKMHDVVREMAMWIASDLGKHKERCIVQADTGIREIPEVKNWKDVRRISLMKNDIETISGSLECPELTTLFLRKNELVEISDGFFQSMPKLLVLDLSGNNLSGFRMDMCSLVSLKYLNLSWTKISEVPFGXKMLTHLNLEWTRSLERLDGISELSSLRTLKLLHSKVRLDISLMKELHLLQHIEYISLSISPRTLVGEKLFYDPRIGRCIQQLSIEDPGQESVKVIVLPALEGLCEKILWNKSLTSPCFSNLTNVRISNCDGLKDLTWLLFAPNLVADSVQLEDIISKEKAASVLENNIVPFRKLEVLHFVKLPELKSIYWNSLPFQRLRRLRLSNGCRKLRKLPLNSKSVVDVEKFVIKYDDEEWLERVEWEDEATKLRFLPLCTTRSMIF